The genomic segment ACATTGCTTTTCCCCTGGGACATTAACGCCATTTGTTGAAAATCCTTCGCTTGCGCCTCGAACATGATTTTATAGAGCAGCGTTTGCAGCGGATGCAGCCTCGTATCGGTCATGTATAGGAACGCGTCAAACCACGAATTCCATTGCGCGACCCCGACAAATAAAGCAATCGTGATAAAAACCGGTACGGATAGCGGAATGACGATCTTCATGAATATCGTCAAATCCCCGGCTCCGTCGATTTTAGCCGATTCTTCCAGACTATCCGGAAGTCCTCTTAAAAAAGTGGCGATAATGATCATATGGAAGGTGCTATACATGCCCGGCAAAATATACACCCAGAAGCTGTTCATCAAATGCAGCTTATTGATCAAAATATAGGACGGAATCAATCCGCCTGCAACGAACATGGGGATCATAAAGTAGAGCATCAATCCCTTTTTGCCGTAAAGATCGTCCTTGGAAATCGCATATGCGGCGATCCCGGTAACCGTCAGATGCAGAAGCGTGCCGGACAGCGTCCGTGCAACAGAGATCCCGAATGCGTTGACGATCAGATCGTTCGAGAATACGGCTTTATAGTTTTCGAAGGTCGGATGACTGGGCAGGAAGGTAATGATGCGGCTGGCGGATGTCGTCCCGTCGCTAAAGGAATAGGCCAACACGTATAAAAAGGGATAGAGGGTCACCCCGCAAAGCGCAATCAATAAGACCGCGATCATCGTATTTGCGCTTTTTTCATAGATTTGATGGTTGGGATACATGCGCTTCCTCCATTATGAATTGCAGAATCAATATAAGCCGTAACCATTCACTTTTTTGGACATGCGATTCGAGAAAATGATTAAAACCAAAGCGACGACGGATTGGAACAGGCCGATGGCCGATGCATACGAATAGTGGGCATATTGAACGCCAATTTTGTAGACCAAGATGTCGAGATTGTCCGAGGCGCTGCTCACCATGGCATTTCGAAGGTTAAATAGGGTTTCGAAGTTTGGCGTCATCGTGCCGCCTACCGAAAAGTTAACGCTCACGATACTCCCCGTCGTCAGGATGAACAGCACGATAATCGTCGGCGCGATTCCCGGCAGCGTAATATGCCAGATTCTCTTGAGGCGGCCCGCGCCGTCCACGATGGCAGCTTCATAGAGCTGCTGATCGATCGCGGTGATCGCGGCGAGATAAATAATCGAGTTCCAGCCGATCTCCTTCCAGATCGCCGAACCAATGGCGATTCCCCAGAAATAATGCGGTTCCCGCATAAAAGCGACGGCCTCGCCTCCGAAAACGGAAGTCATGATGACGTTAACGATTCCCGTGTCCTGATCGAGCAGCCGGTAGACGATGCCGCCGATGATGACCCAAGAAATAAAGTGCGGCAAGTAAGTGATGGACTGCACGGTTTTCTTGAAGCGGCCTTCCTTCAGCTCGTTTACCATTAAGGCCATTAAAATCGGCATTGGAAACCCGATCAAAATCGCGAACACGTTGATACCCAGCGTATTTTTCAAGGAATCGTAGAAATCGGGGTTGTCGAACATGGCGGCAAAATGCTTGAATCCGACAAACGGGCTGGAGAGAAAGCCTTTAGAAACCGTGTAATCCTGGAAAGCGATGACAATGCCCAACATTGGCAAATAGTTAAATATAAATACGGCAACCACCGCTGGAACTAAGAAGAGGTAAAGCGTTTTTCGACGCTTGATTCGTTTCCAAACCTGCCTTCTTTCCATGCCTGACGCTCCTGTCTATTTGTTGATGATGAAATGGATCTGTCCCTTCGATGAAATCGATTTATCCATGCGGGTCCCGTGCGCGAATGGCGGCGGAATTTCCAGCAGTACTTCGTATCTGTCCGGAACGTGGGCCATCAGCTCAAACCGGCTCTCCGTCCGATGCCATTCGACGCTGATCGTGCCGCCCTGGCAGGACAATGCGCCTTTGCACCACTTTAAATCGCAGGGATGGGGGGCGAGACGAACCGTACGATTTAGCTCATCGGGCGCGTGCAGCCCGAGTATGTCGCGAACGAGCCACACGCCGGCGTGCGAAGCAAATCCGTGACACACGCTGTCCGAGCTCCACGTGTGCTCCCACAAGGTTCCGGGTCCGTTATCGATCATGTGCGAAAATAAAGCTCTCATTTCTTGCAGCAGGCGACGATGCTCTCCTCGGTCTGCCAGCAGGTCGAAGCGAAGAAAATAACCGATGAATACGTTGGCGCGCGCCAGCGCGCCATCCATAGCAAGCTGCGGAGCAGCCGGACCGTGCGCTTCGATCAATCGTCGGACCATCTCGGGCCGATCGTCCCGCTCGGAAGCGACGAACCTGAGCATATAATATTGGACGGCTTCGGAGAAAAGAGAGCCCGGTGTCAGGCCGCGCTCCGGATCATGGCGAAGCGAATCGGCATACCAGCTGCCGGTAAAGGCGTTGCTCGGCAGTAAGCTTTGCAAGCGATCGGCTTTGTCCGTCCACTCCGGTTTCCGATAGATGTCGCCCGCGCGTTTTAATACATGGGCATAAAGGGCGTTCGTTCCGACAGAGATCGGCGATTTGTACGCCTCCAGGTTGGCGGACGACCATTCTACGAATACATAGCCCGGCAGGTTTTCCAGCAAGCCTTTCGCGTTTTCATAGCGCGTGAATTGACCGATCAGGTTTTCTACCGTCTGCCGATAATCGGCAAGCATTTGCGTATCGCCCGATCGGCAAACGTATTCGTCCAGCTCGAGCATAAGAAACAAGGGCCAATTGGGAATAAAACAGCCCTGATTGGCGAAGCCGGACGGATAACAGACCGGGAAAAAACCTTCTGCCAGCGGCGCTTGATCCGAGCGGAGAAAATTGTCGAGCATCGCCCGCTCTACCGACGTGTCGCCGAGCATGAGCCGCGCCGCTCTGCCGGACCAGTAGGAATCGCACAGCCATCCGGCCCGCTCCCTTCCCGGGCAGTCCATGAACACGTCCAGCGCATTCATGACGAGGGTTTTCTCCGCCGCCTCATAAATCCGGTTTAACTCCCCGTCATTGCACAGGAAGGCTTTTTGCAAAGGCGGCTGAAATTGATATAAAACCGTAAATAAATCGTGAACTGTAAACGTCTGGCCGCGCACAATCAGCTTCACATAACGGAAGGCATGGGGCTCAAAGGATACGAAGGTGTACCGGCCTGGCCGGCTATTTAAACGAATGACGCTGTTGCTTCCCGAGCGCCGAGGGTTAAAGGTTCCCCGGTCTTCTAGCAAATCGGTAAAAACCAGATCCAAGGTGCCCGCTTCCAAGCAAGTGAATTCAATCCCGATAAACCCGCTGTTCATCTCGCCAAAATCGTAAGCCAAAGCAGCGGCTCTGCCCGGGGCCGGTTGAATCGTAAAATGATGATCCTGATCCAGACGCTGGATGCCGGTAAAGGGGAGCGGGATCTCTTGGCTGCATGCCACGGAAGGGCGGTCGACGACAGGCGGGAACGCGTGAAAGTGATCCGCTTCCTCCCGAAAATGCGGGTGAGCGGCAACCGCCAGATTCGGGTCGACTTCCGTATCGTGAACGGCGATCAGCCTGGCGTTCCTCGCCACGCGCAGATCCGGCAAAGGCACGACTCTTGGCAGCAGGACGGGCCGTTCAGCCAGTTCTTCCAGTCCCGTCCTTCCCGCCAGCTCCTCTGCGGCATTCGTGCGCCAATCGATAAAGGACCGATCCAGGTCATAGGTCTCGCCAAGACATCTGGCATGGGAGAAGGCTTCGGTCAGCTGTCGACGTTGATACAGTCTGAAGCCCTGCCAGCTATGATCCGTATAAGCCAGCACGGTATCGCCGACCGTCAATTCGGCCATGAGAAAGCTGGACTCCCCCGTTACGTACACGTTCGGATCATTGTACCCGGCCAGTTCGACCGCCAGCATATGCTCCCTGCCCTTAGTCATAACAGCCGTAATGTCCAGCACATCCACTCTGGCGTGCCCGTGAGCGGCGCGCGCGGGTCCATGCCCTATCAGCTGGCCATCGACATACAGCCTGTAAAAGGTACGGGCCGTAATTTCCAGCAAGCAAGCGCCATCCGAATTTTCAGGCAATCTGACGGCTTTTCGAAATCCGGCCTGTATGTTTTTCTCCAGGTACAGCCCCTTCAAAAAAATCGGTTTAGCCAGCTTCATCATGGTGATGCCTCCTTCGAGGGAAGCAGCTCCTGCAAACCGCTTACGACCCGATCCGCCTCTGTTAACACATGCTTGTCGCCGATTCCTATGCACTTCATGCCGGCATTTTTGGCCGCTTGAATGCCCGCGGTCGAATCCTCCAGCACGAGGCAGCATTCAGGCCGTACGTGCAGCAAATGCGCGCATTTCAGAAAAACCTCCGGGTCCGGCTTCGTCTGCGCCACCATGCTGCCGTCGACTGCAGCGTCGAACCAATCCTGAATGCGCAGGCGCTCCAGGATGACGCCCGCGTTTTTGCTGGAGGTACCCAACCCGATTCGCACACCTGCCTTTTTTAGCCATGCCACGTACGCGCGGGCGCCGGGCAAGAGATGGGATTCGTTTAAGGCGGATAAATATTCGAGATACCAGGCATTTTTTCGCGCGGCCCACTCCCGTTTTTCGTCTGCATGCATGGACTCTTTTCCCTTTTGCAGCACGTATTCCAGGGATTGCGACCGGCTGACGCCTTTCAGCCGTTCGTTGTCCGCTTCCGTAAAAGGAATGTCGAGCCGCTCCGCAACGCGTCGCCAAGCCAGATAATGATAGTGGGCCGTATCGACCAATACGCCGTCCAGGTCGAAGATCGCCGCTTTGATCGCGTTATCCATTAATGCTCGCCTCCCGGCGCCTGGCGATGGAGATGCGTTCGCCCGAATGTTCGGCGCGCCATGCATACGGTCGTCCCCATATTTTGACCTGGAGGATGCCTTGCCGAATCTCGGGCAGCGTGATATGCAAATGTTCCGGCTCGGCTTCGACGGCAAGCCGATACCCTCTCCATTGGACGGTGAAGGACAGAGACTTCCAAGCCCGGGGCAGCGAAGGCGCAATCTCCAGCATGCCGGACGATTCGTCAGGCTGAACGCCGCCAAATCCGAAGATCAGAACCTGCCAGACCGCGCCGGTCGCGGCCGCATGAAGGCCTAAGCCTGCATTGCCATGCCGGTCCATGAGGTCCGTTCTTGCCGTTCTCAGCCATAGATCGTAGGCTTTTTCCGTGTCTCCAAGGCGCTGAGCCATTAAGGCATACATGCCCATGCTTAGAGAGGATTGGTGCCATGTACGTTTTTCGTAGTAGTCGTAATTCGCTTGAACCGTCGCCGCATCGGCAAATCCGCGCAGCAGCAACAGCAGCATGACCGTATCCGCCTGTTTGATAATCTGGGTTTGCTCCAATTCGGCCAATTGCGGATTGCCGGTGTAGACAGGCATGCCGAGCGCGTCGAATGCCGTGAATTGATAATCCTTTTTTTGAAAGTAACCGTCGAATTGCTCGATTAAAAGCCGCTCTTCGTCTCGCGGGATATACATAAGAGCCGCTATTTTTCTCCATTCGGCGATGTCGTCCGGCCGCCAGTCAAGGCGCGCCAGCAAATCGCTCACTTCTGCTGGAAATCGCGCTTGGAAATCCGTCAGCGTAGCGGCTGCCTGGACTAAATTGCGGGCCGCCATTGCATTCGTATACGCATTGTTGTCCACGTGTTCATGAAACTCGTCGGGTCCGATTACGTTCAGAATGACATACTGCCGGCGCTCCGCATCGTATTCGACCCGGGATTGCCAGAAGCGCGCCGTCTCGATCAGCAGCTCCAGTCCGCATGCCAGCATAAATGCCGGATCGTCGGCGACGGCTACGTACTGGCATACGGCATAGGCGATATCCGCGGTCACATGATCCTCGATCTTGCCCATCCACAGCGGTTGAGCCGCGCCGTGCTCGTCGTACGAGAATGGCGGAATTTCTTCCTGCCCGCTTGCGGCCGATTGCCATGGAAACTTGGCGCCCGCATATCCGGCTATTCTCGCGTTTTCTCTCGCGCCGCCAAGCTTTTCATATCTGTATTTCAACAGGGATTGAGCCAGATCGGGGAACGTATACATGAAGAAGGGCAGCATAAAAATTTCCGTATCCCAGAATACGTGGCCCCAATAGCCTTCGCCATGAAGTCCTTTAGCCGCCATGCTGACGGCAGGCGATCCGGAATAGGCCGTACTCATCAGATGAAAGAGATTGAAACGAACGAGCCGATTATCTTCCTCGCTGCCCGCGATTTGAATGTCCGCTTCCTGCCACATCTTTGCGTAACGATTCGTATGTTTTCGCAGCTCTTGCGTCCATCCTTCGGACCGATACCGCGCCAAATTGCGATGGACGGCATCGCGCGGACGACCGCCGTTCAGCTCCAGCGATTGATAGGTGACGACGAGCTTATCCAACTGCACCGTTTCCTGCCGGCCGATGCGGAACTCGACATACTCCGCGCACTCCTCGCCTTCGTTTGAAAATTTGTGATAAATCGTCGGCAATGGCGTTTGCTGACCGATTCTGGAGAGGCCATGAATGGCAGATCCCATTCCGATATGGATGGCTTCATCCTTTGTGACCGCTTCCAAATAGAGCTGCTCGGAATCGCCGTCTTCGGCAGCGAGGAGATTAAAGTGTTTGGCACGAAACTTCGGATTGGTGTTCCAATTGACGGCCGATCCGTCGATACGGCTCTCTATGCCGAATACGCCTTCATGATTAAGCGGCGTCGCGAACAATCGAATCCCGGTACGATGAACGTCATGGCGGCTTACGAATCGGCATGTCCCCACTGCGGTCTCATGGCCGTCGCGATCTCTGTAAACGCTCTCGCTAATCAAAATGCCCTGCTTCATATCGAGAATGCGGCAAAATCGTATGACTTCGCAGGTTTGCGCGTTTAACGGGCTCGCTTCCTCTGCGTAACGAAGAGCATTGCGGTTCGCGAATACGGATATGCCGTGCCATTGGGGCAGATTCACCAATTCCCTGACCGGCCCATCCCCTTTATTGAAGATGCCCGCCAAATAATTTCCCGGCATTTCCGGAACGGCCCCTTGCTCGAACGCGCCGCGCGTTCCCATATAGCCGTTCGTCAGCGTGAACAGCGTTTCATGCTTGAAGTTGCTTTTTGGATCATACGTGTCTTGTACGATCAGCCAGTCGTCCTCGCTCAGCAACCGATTAAGGGCTTCATGATAAAAATACGCAGCCATGTCGCTCTCTCCCCCAAACGTTTCTCTCGTTTTAATTATAGGGGGGAGAAAAGACCGGAAAACAGACACGGAATGAACGATAAATATACGAAACGAACGCTATTCCACGCTTAAACGATCGGCAAAGCGTAAAAGCCTGACGATCTCCTCCTTCGTCATAAAGGGGAGAATAACCGTGACAACGGTTCCTTCGCCATATACGCTCTCGATCGAAATCCCGTATTCCTCTCCGAAATATAGCTTGATGCGCTTCATAATGTTGCTTAATCCGTATCCGCCGGAGCCGTCCAGCATCGCCTTGTTCAGTCCGTCCAATTGCTCTTCGGGGATGCCCGCGCCGTTATCCGTTACTTGAAATACGACGTTACCTGCCGAGCGATACCCCTTGATATCCAGCCGCCCTTCCGTATGAACGGGACGAAGTCCATGCACAATCGCATTTTCGATAATGGGCTGCAGAAAAAGCTTGATGGTATAACACGGCTCAATGCTTTCCTCGATTTGAAAGGCCGCCTCGAACTGAACGTTATAGGTAAATTTCAAAATTTCGATATAATCGCGAATCATGCTTATTTCCTCTGATACGCTTGTAATGAGCTCGCCATTATGAAGGAAATTGCGGTAAAAGAAGATCAGCCTTTCCGTCGTCTGAAAAATATCTTCTGCGCCCAAGCGCTTCGCCTTTCTTTTAATGAGCGCGAGCGTGTTATACAGCAAGTGGGGATTGATCTGTGCCTGCAGCAGTTCGACCTCCATGCTTCTGGCCACTAGTTTCGATTTATAGTCATGCTGGATCAGCTCGTTAATTCTTTTGGTCATCTGGACGAAGCTGTTATCGAGCACGCCGATCTCATCGTTGCCCGTTACGGAACGTAGTTCTTCCCCATCAACGCCTTTGGCTTGGAATCTGCGAATTTTGGACACGACCATCGATATTCGCTTGGTGATTGCGGAGGAAACAAAAAAGGTCAAAATAAACGAACTAAGCAAGGTCAGAACCAGGACAATAAGCGTAATTTTCGTAATAGGCGCCAATTTCTCCGCAACCAGATCCGTTCTGTACAAGGATACCAGCCGCCACCCCGTCACGTCGGAGGTCGTATAAGCCGCGATATAATTATCGCTGCCGTTTTTATATTTAAAGTAGCCTTCCTTGCCGTCCCAGGCATGCGCGCT from the Cohnella hashimotonis genome contains:
- a CDS encoding carbohydrate ABC transporter permease gives rise to the protein MYPNHQIYEKSANTMIAVLLIALCGVTLYPFLYVLAYSFSDGTTSASRIITFLPSHPTFENYKAVFSNDLIVNAFGISVARTLSGTLLHLTVTGIAAYAISKDDLYGKKGLMLYFMIPMFVAGGLIPSYILINKLHLMNSFWVYILPGMYSTFHMIIIATFLRGLPDSLEESAKIDGAGDLTIFMKIVIPLSVPVFITIALFVGVAQWNSWFDAFLYMTDTRLHPLQTLLYKIMFEAQAKDFQQMALMSQGKSNVTPEAIKMSTLIVSVVPAVCVYPFLQKYFVKGVTMGAVKA
- a CDS encoding ABC transporter permease translates to MERRQVWKRIKRRKTLYLFLVPAVVAVFIFNYLPMLGIVIAFQDYTVSKGFLSSPFVGFKHFAAMFDNPDFYDSLKNTLGINVFAILIGFPMPILMALMVNELKEGRFKKTVQSITYLPHFISWVIIGGIVYRLLDQDTGIVNVIMTSVFGGEAVAFMREPHYFWGIAIGSAIWKEIGWNSIIYLAAITAIDQQLYEAAIVDGAGRLKRIWHITLPGIAPTIIVLFILTTGSIVSVNFSVGGTMTPNFETLFNLRNAMVSSASDNLDILVYKIGVQYAHYSYASAIGLFQSVVALVLIIFSNRMSKKVNGYGLY
- a CDS encoding alpha-L-rhamnosidase C-terminal domain-containing protein, encoding MKLAKPIFLKGLYLEKNIQAGFRKAVRLPENSDGACLLEITARTFYRLYVDGQLIGHGPARAAHGHARVDVLDITAVMTKGREHMLAVELAGYNDPNVYVTGESSFLMAELTVGDTVLAYTDHSWQGFRLYQRRQLTEAFSHARCLGETYDLDRSFIDWRTNAAEELAGRTGLEELAERPVLLPRVVPLPDLRVARNARLIAVHDTEVDPNLAVAAHPHFREEADHFHAFPPVVDRPSVACSQEIPLPFTGIQRLDQDHHFTIQPAPGRAAALAYDFGEMNSGFIGIEFTCLEAGTLDLVFTDLLEDRGTFNPRRSGSNSVIRLNSRPGRYTFVSFEPHAFRYVKLIVRGQTFTVHDLFTVLYQFQPPLQKAFLCNDGELNRIYEAAEKTLVMNALDVFMDCPGRERAGWLCDSYWSGRAARLMLGDTSVERAMLDNFLRSDQAPLAEGFFPVCYPSGFANQGCFIPNWPLFLMLELDEYVCRSGDTQMLADYRQTVENLIGQFTRYENAKGLLENLPGYVFVEWSSANLEAYKSPISVGTNALYAHVLKRAGDIYRKPEWTDKADRLQSLLPSNAFTGSWYADSLRHDPERGLTPGSLFSEAVQYYMLRFVASERDDRPEMVRRLIEAHGPAAPQLAMDGALARANVFIGYFLRFDLLADRGEHRRLLQEMRALFSHMIDNGPGTLWEHTWSSDSVCHGFASHAGVWLVRDILGLHAPDELNRTVRLAPHPCDLKWCKGALSCQGGTISVEWHRTESRFELMAHVPDRYEVLLEIPPPFAHGTRMDKSISSKGQIHFIINK
- the pgmB gene encoding beta-phosphoglucomutase, which produces MDNAIKAAIFDLDGVLVDTAHYHYLAWRRVAERLDIPFTEADNERLKGVSRSQSLEYVLQKGKESMHADEKREWAARKNAWYLEYLSALNESHLLPGARAYVAWLKKAGVRIGLGTSSKNAGVILERLRIQDWFDAAVDGSMVAQTKPDPEVFLKCAHLLHVRPECCLVLEDSTAGIQAAKNAGMKCIGIGDKHVLTEADRVVSGLQELLPSKEASP
- a CDS encoding glycoside hydrolase family 65 protein; amino-acid sequence: MAAYFYHEALNRLLSEDDWLIVQDTYDPKSNFKHETLFTLTNGYMGTRGAFEQGAVPEMPGNYLAGIFNKGDGPVRELVNLPQWHGISVFANRNALRYAEEASPLNAQTCEVIRFCRILDMKQGILISESVYRDRDGHETAVGTCRFVSRHDVHRTGIRLFATPLNHEGVFGIESRIDGSAVNWNTNPKFRAKHFNLLAAEDGDSEQLYLEAVTKDEAIHIGMGSAIHGLSRIGQQTPLPTIYHKFSNEGEECAEYVEFRIGRQETVQLDKLVVTYQSLELNGGRPRDAVHRNLARYRSEGWTQELRKHTNRYAKMWQEADIQIAGSEEDNRLVRFNLFHLMSTAYSGSPAVSMAAKGLHGEGYWGHVFWDTEIFMLPFFMYTFPDLAQSLLKYRYEKLGGARENARIAGYAGAKFPWQSAASGQEEIPPFSYDEHGAAQPLWMGKIEDHVTADIAYAVCQYVAVADDPAFMLACGLELLIETARFWQSRVEYDAERRQYVILNVIGPDEFHEHVDNNAYTNAMAARNLVQAAATLTDFQARFPAEVSDLLARLDWRPDDIAEWRKIAALMYIPRDEERLLIEQFDGYFQKKDYQFTAFDALGMPVYTGNPQLAELEQTQIIKQADTVMLLLLLRGFADAATVQANYDYYEKRTWHQSSLSMGMYALMAQRLGDTEKAYDLWLRTARTDLMDRHGNAGLGLHAAATGAVWQVLIFGFGGVQPDESSGMLEIAPSLPRAWKSLSFTVQWRGYRLAVEAEPEHLHITLPEIRQGILQVKIWGRPYAWRAEHSGERISIARRREASING
- a CDS encoding cache domain-containing sensor histidine kinase — encoded protein: MKWPKLHDISLRKKLMFSFTTILMGAILTISLSSYSIAAKYVEQNEMKWLLRNLQQASNVMDFQLTLYMKKSDILFNNTLFQETLAKTYTDIDMVSNAYANVIYKVIRSIFEETGYTEGGFTTKSATSAEAVIPVIYVDNDSLPKDGGGIRDMQDMAAKPWYPTFLSSKKTFYWMADQSGQSTYISMNRKLMDFKTIKQLGMLDLNISTGIFKGIFSRNDQFVSGQIFYFDESGQTVFSYPDKPASFQTGELSAHAWDGKEGYFKYKNGSDNYIAAYTTSDVTGWRLVSLYRTDLVAEKLAPITKITLIVLVLTLLSSFILTFFVSSAITKRISMVVSKIRRFQAKGVDGEELRSVTGNDEIGVLDNSFVQMTKRINELIQHDYKSKLVARSMEVELLQAQINPHLLYNTLALIKRKAKRLGAEDIFQTTERLIFFYRNFLHNGELITSVSEEISMIRDYIEILKFTYNVQFEAAFQIEESIEPCYTIKLFLQPIIENAIVHGLRPVHTEGRLDIKGYRSAGNVVFQVTDNGAGIPEEQLDGLNKAMLDGSGGYGLSNIMKRIKLYFGEEYGISIESVYGEGTVVTVILPFMTKEEIVRLLRFADRLSVE